The DNA segment AAGGGAGAACAGCTCACCCGCTCACACGAAATCCGCAACTAGCAGCTTCCCCGCATTCCTCATTCATCATTTCACTGCCCCCCATCCCATGAACTCGATTTCGGTCGTCGTGCCGCTCTATGATGAAGTCGAGAACGTGCCGTTGTTGTATGAATCGGTGCGCGCGGCGCTCGACGGCATGGGGCGCGACTACGAGTTGATCTTCGTCGACGACGGCTCGCGCGATGGCTCCGGCGAACTGCTCGCACAGTTGGCGGACCACGATCCGCGCGTCAAAGTAATTCAGTTTCGCCGCAACTTCGGGCAAACCGCGGCGATGCACGCTGGCATGCAAGCGGCCACCGGTGAGATCGTGGTCACGCTCGACGCCGACCTGCAAAACGAGCCCGCCGATATTCCGATGATGGTGGCGAAGCTGGAGGAAGGCTACGACCTGGTCCACGGCTGGCGGAAAGAGCGACAAGATGCGCTCTTGAATCGTAAGCTCCCCTCACGGCTCGCCAACCGGATTATCTCACGCGTCACGGGCTTTCCGGTCAACGACCTCGGTTGCACGCTCAAGGCCATGACCCGGGAGATCGCGCACGAACTGCAACTCTACGGCGAGATGCACCGCTTCATTCCAATCCTGGCGCACTGGCACGGAGCGCGCTGCGTCGAAGTCGTCACGCGGCATCATCCGCGTCGCTTCGGACACACGAAGTACGGCATCTGGCGCACGTTTCGCGTCGTGCTGGATCTGATCACCGTCAAATACATGATCCGCTATTCGCTCAGCCCGATGAAGCTCTTCGGCGGGATCGGGCTGCTCTCGATCGCCGGCGGCCTGGCGAGCGGCGCGGCGACGCTGTGGATGAAGCTCGCGGGCGCCGTCGACATGACGGGCAATCCGCTGCTATTGCTATCCGCGTTCGCCACGATGCTCGGCGTGCAGTTTCTGGTGCTGGGTTTGCTCGGCGAGGTCTCGGCCCGCATCTACTACGAGTGCCAGGACAAGAAGCCCTACGCGGTGCGGAAGCTGTGGAACTTCACGGATCAAGCGGCGCAAATCACCGCGCCAAGACGCGCGGCTTAGCGCTTCGCGCCGCGCACGCGCGGCGTGAACTCCGATTCCCGCGATTCGTCCACCGTGACGATCATGCTCACCCAGACTTCGGGGTTGCCGTCGGCGTCCGTTTGAATCTCAAAGCGCCGTTCGGAGACTTCGCCCGCCAGCTTGCGCGGCCCGTACCCCGGAGAGAGCACCGGGCAAATCATCGTATCGCCGACTTGCGGCAACGGGCGTCCTTGCCAGGCGGTAAACACGGCCTGTCCGATCGTGTGGCCGGCCGGATCGCGAGCTTCAACGTACACGCCAGCCGCCATCGCCTCGGCTAAGCGGGTGAATCTCGGACGAACCGTGGAGTGGCTCAACATGCGCTCAAAAACCTCGGGGTGATCTGTTCTTCCATCGAACGCCCTACTGTAGTCGGGCGCGCGCACGTGTCAAATGGAATTCACGCGCAACATGAGGTATTGTGAAGTTAGGCGATCGAGTTTCGAAATTGCCCATGTATCCAAGCTGCGTATCTTGAAAGTCTGTGGGAGGCGTCTCCGACGCCGATACGAACGACGCGAGCTTCATGCTGCGGGACTTTCCTGTGAAAAGCGGCCTGTCCATCGGCGTCGGAGACGCCTCCCACAATCAAATACTGGTCCGCGTTGATATGATCGCCGAGACGCTGGTCACCGCCAGGGGTGGGGAGTAGACTCGAAGAGCAAGATTGTTTCGTTGATTCCGCCTGAAGTCGCTATGGCTGCACGCTCTCCTGAATCGCTCAATGAATTATTGAATCGCGCACGCGAGGGCGCGCCGGCCGATCGCGATCGCTTGTTCGACGCCTGTCGCAGTTACCTGATCGTCCTGGCGCGGACGCAAGTCGACGCGCGGATGCAAGGTAAAGTGGACGCCTCGGACATCGTGCAACAGACGATGCTCGAGGCGCACCGCGACTTCGCGCGTTTCCAAGGCGGCAGCGGGCAAGAATGGCTGGCCTGGCTGCGGCGCATTCTGACGCACAACGCGGCCGACCTGGTGCGACGTTATCGCGGCACGGCGAAGCGCCAGGCGGGACGCGAAGTGGCGATTGCTTCGCCG comes from the Planctomycetia bacterium genome and includes:
- a CDS encoding glycosyltransferase family 2 protein, translating into MNSISVVVPLYDEVENVPLLYESVRAALDGMGRDYELIFVDDGSRDGSGELLAQLADHDPRVKVIQFRRNFGQTAAMHAGMQAATGEIVVTLDADLQNEPADIPMMVAKLEEGYDLVHGWRKERQDALLNRKLPSRLANRIISRVTGFPVNDLGCTLKAMTREIAHELQLYGEMHRFIPILAHWHGARCVEVVTRHHPRRFGHTKYGIWRTFRVVLDLITVKYMIRYSLSPMKLFGGIGLLSIAGGLASGAATLWMKLAGAVDMTGNPLLLLSAFATMLGVQFLVLGLLGEVSARIYYECQDKKPYAVRKLWNFTDQAAQITAPRRAA
- a CDS encoding sigma-70 family RNA polymerase sigma factor: MAARSPESLNELLNRAREGAPADRDRLFDACRSYLIVLARTQVDARMQGKVDASDIVQQTMLEAHRDFARFQGGSGQEWLAWLRRILTHNAADLVRRYRGTAKRQAGREVAIASPQDSQPVGVGEPADPGASPSECVMLADETLRLAEALTTLPPDYQTVIALRNLERLPFDEVARRMERSRPAAQMLWMRALKKLSEQMGTSELLKVDAP